In Panicum virgatum strain AP13 chromosome 5K, P.virgatum_v5, whole genome shotgun sequence, the genomic window CCATTCGAGCGTTGACTAGCGTACAAAGCACGATGGGTTGGGCCGGAACCCACCCGGGCCAGGCCACCAGACCAGAACAGAAATAAAAAAACCCATGtggccccaccggtcagcgtCACGCACGCCACGACGCGCCGACGACCGACGTCCCCGAACCAAATCTCCTCCTCCGGCCCGGGCCTCGGAATTCGGGCCGCGCCCCACTAACCCCCGATCCCGGTCGCTAATGGCGTGCCTAATCTGCCACAGCCTCCGTCGTATATAGCCGCGGCCGCCTCTCTATTCCCCCGCGAGCTCCATCAGCGAAGCATAATTTCCATTCCCGTGCCCAGCTCGTGCCTGCCCCTCCTCCCTATCGCGCCGGATCGCCACCCACTCGCTgcccctccccccaccccacTTCGTCCCGGCCTCCCCGCCTCAGATCCGTCCCCAATCCGGCAACCCTAGCGCGCCGGATTCCTCCCTCGCGTCCttccccgcccgcccgcccgcccgcccgccgccattGACCGAGgtaccgccgccgcgtcctcctcgCGCCACAAGGGGTTCCGATCTGCGGCCCGGCGCGGGGGGTGTGGGTCCGGCTCGCCGGCTGCGGATGCATCCGCGTGCGTGGATTCTCGCCCGCGCCATTGTGGGGGCTCGCCTCGTTCTGTTTCCGAGTTTTCCGCTAATCCGAGCGGTGGTGTGTGCTCGCAGGCCatcgaggggaggaggaggaggaggagggagcctGGCTGGCCGGATTCGggagggaggcgaggaggaTGTCTAGGAGGTCGGTGAACCCGAGCCGGCGGGTGTCGGACGGGGGCCTGCCGTCCGTCGGCGGCCTGCTCCACCACAAGTCGCGCTCGCCGCCAGTGCTCACCATTGCCCTCGTCGTCCTGGTATTTACTCCCCTGCTCTGTGTTTCCCGGATGCTAATTGCTGATGCCGTCGGTTGGAATTTGCTCTGATGCTGACGGTTTAGTTGCTCACGTCTGCAGGGCGTCATTCTTCTCATCGCCTACTTCAACAGCGGCACAGGTCGGTTAACGGCTCTCGGTTAGAGTCGCTGGCTTACTTTTCCTAATTAGTGCTGGGTTATGGAAAGTTTATAAATGCTAATTGGCGATAGAGCATGGCCTGTGGCCTGTTCAGATTTAATCTTCGACTTGCTTAATTTGTAGAGCAGCGAAAGAGCATGGCTTGTGACTTCAAATTAAGTTCATTACTTGTTCTCCTAAGTCAACCGTTTGAATGTGGGCACACACCTACAATGCACCGTTGCTAATTGTTTGTGAGAAATGATAATTCATATGCATTATCACACAATGTAGAAAGCAGAGTGACTACGTCATATGTCATTCAGTTAGCACCTACTAATTATAATTAATCTTATAGGTGTGTATTGTAGTTTTATTCCAAAAGACTAAAATAACACCAATCAGTTTTTCCTTCATTCCTTGTACTTCTTGCTTGACTCTTTCCCCAATGTCCAGGTGTAACTGTTACGAGCAGAGAAGCTGTGAGCAGGTCCGAAGGTACATTTATCTTTTGCATCTCTTTCTCAAGTTACATCAATTACTGCTGTCATTTCAGAGCATCCTAATGCAATATGATTTCTTCCTTAAATTTACTCTGCTGATATGTCATTGCAGTTGCAGCTTGGAATTAATTTTGTACTCTCTGACTTCAAGCTGTGCTTTGCTATTATGACGTGCCCTTCTTACGCTCAACtaatttttcttcattctttttctttcttcagcAATCACACAACGCCCCCTATTTGCCTATGTTCTTGTAAGCTTATCATTGCTAGTTGTGCGGCAACCTCAAAGTATCTTAGACACATTCCTATGCCAACTCCTTAGAATCATTTTCCTCAGGAGAACCTATATCTAGATATTACTCCCTCCATGTTCCAAATGCTAGGAACTTATGATCAATTATGGGCACATGGTAAATAGACGATTTTCCCCTTGAACACTGGAACTATACCATAGAACTGTAATTTTTGTCGTGATTCTTGTTAGGACAGCAAAACATTTTTCTGTTGTTGATTAATCTAACTACCGTTTGCTCAGACCCGGATATGCCAATTGCAAACCCTGTAAATTAGGGTACATGATTTATGACATTAATCATTATGAGGTTGATACAAACCAGctagaaaaaataaatttgccaatacccgcaaaaaaaaatgccAATAACACAGTGAACAGTTGAATTTTTATTGTTTGGTTCTCTTGTACATCTTCTTTGTGTTTTAGCTTCCAAAATTACTGATGTGGAAGCTTTATCCTCCTATTTATCTCTGACTCTTTGTTTATGTCTGCACCCAGGCTCTTGCACATCAGAAGTTATGCGGGCGCTTCCTTATCTTAAAAAGGCATATGGCAGTGCGATGCAAAAAGTGCTCCATGTAGGCCCAGATAGTTGTACAGTAGTTTCTAACTTGTTGAAAGAAGGAAAGGTTGAAGCTTGGGGGGTGGAGCCTTATGATTTGGAGGATACTGACAGTAGTTGCAAAAGCCTTGTGCGCAAGGGCTTTGTCCGCATGTCTGATATTAAGTTCGCCCTTCCATACCGCCCAAATTCTTTCAATCTTGTTGTCGTGTCAGATGCTTTAGATTATCTGACCCCAAGATATCTGAACAAAACACTTCCAGACTTGGCAAGGGTTTCCACCGATGGCCTTGTTATATTTGCTGGTATGTACTTCTTGAAACGTATACTGCCTGTTATTGTTGGGAGAACTTATATTTGACATACACATGCCTATAGATGTACTTTTTCATGGTATAAGAATCCTTTCTTTTCTAGAAGTGATCAAACAAACTCTTTGTCCTTTGCTCTCTGCAAGTATCGCATACTACTGATTATTTATCTTCATTAGGTGGCTGTTACATTTGAAGATAAGAAAATTTTCTTGTAGAATAATGTTTGATCTGCCATTCTTTTTTCCACATCTTTCTATTAAGAACTGCAGGTATCTTAGTTGTGTCTTTGGGTAGTTATATTATCTTTACCAAATGGgcataacaaaaaaaatctgaagGATGAACCTTTAAGGTAGTGTGTGTTTGTATTCTAATGTAACCAATGGAAATCTGGTGCTAGTGCAACACCAAATGATAATACATCTTGGAGGTCAAAGTGGTATGAACTGCTAAGGATTAGTGTTAGGTCTCTGTAGCAGGTACATGATTGAACTCCTGGGGTGGGTACTGGAgctgaaacttttttttttctcaaacacgcaggagagctgcgtatctttgtattaagagaaAATGGAGCTGAAACTTTGATGTTCAAACAGCTCTAGTCTCCTTTCTTTAGTGTTGTGTCAATCATGGTTGGCAACTCGCTAGTGATGTCCGCCTAGGCCCCTGAAAGCTGTTCTACTCCTGTAATATTTcttgtataattttttaaatatttaaaCATAGCTTTTGGAGTATACCCAGTGCATGCATGTTTTGTGACAGTGGATGGCATAGATTATCTGAGTAGTGTTTGTTTCATTTCTTCATTTCAGGCAATCCAGGTCAGCAGAAACCTAAGGTTTCAGAACTACCAAAATTTGGGAGACCGGTATGTACTGTTGATTGCATACAGATTTGTTGTTTGTTTTGCATATGCTTTTACTGAGCCAAACCTATTGTTCTATGTGTTTCCTGTTCATGATGAAAAACACTGTAGGATTAATTTTGCAAACACTGTAGGATTAATTTTCCGCAAAGAAATGCTGATAGTCTAAAATGCTACTGCCCTGCTTGGTCCTCTAATGATATTGTTTGTGTGGGCATATTTTTGTCCGGATCTTTGATGTCGTAGAATTAATTTGGATCTTATATCTTGACTAATGTTTGTTGTGCCGTAACTTGGGACGCTTGTCACCTTTTGTCAAGTCTGTCAGTCCATTACTGTTACTGAATATTGATGGTCGATCTTGTTCAGAACCTGTTGATTTGGCCATTTTATTGTGTTATGTAAATACATTTACTTTTTCCGCATCCTAATAGGATATCCTGTCGGTGTTATTGATGGCCAGTCTTGTTTGGAGACTGTTGGTTTTGGCTGTTTTGCTGTCTAATCCAAGTTTCCTCATCAACGGTGGAATATAGTACTGTACTTAACCGAAGGCTAGATAGTTTGTCGGTGAAGATTTTTCATGACTATCAGAGCAGATTCCTTTGCTGACAAAATCTCTCCGGTCTCTTTGCAGGCGAAATTGCGGAGTTCTTCATGGTGGACTAGATACTTTGTCCAGACTGGCTTGACAGAGAACGAAGGACCATTGAAGAAGTTTGAAGAGGCTACATCCAAGAACGAATACAAACCAGATTGCCAGATCTTCCACCTTAGTACGTAGGATTGTGCTCGTTGAGGTGATGCTCGTCCACATCACCTTGGGTCATGGCCGCACCAGTTTTGTAAGCAACATCTTTGCTTACCTCTCCGCTGACTTGCTCATCTTTCATGCGGAGGAACCAGTCGCACAGAAGAGCCAGCCTTCAGCCTATAGGTAGCTTATGTAGAGAGAGGCTTTACCACTTGATACTAGAGGTTCACTCTGGGAATTAAATTATGTGTTATTGAGGATCGCAGATTGAAGCGCGGATGATATATACGTAAGAACTACACACTGTTGTACCTTGTTTTTCTTGGTGTGTTGATTGTCTGGACGGATTCAAATGTAAGCTTATGATCCAAGAGAAGCAATTTGATCCCTTGCCGCCCTCCCTTTGTCCACACCTAAGAAATAGTAGCACGTCGTTTTCGGTAAGTTGGATGATGCTTCAAGTCGACCCATTCTTCCTGTTCCGATACCTGAGAAAGATGGTCTACCAAACTTTGGATTAAACCTCAATTCATTGATCCAATGATAAGGTTTTAGTTGAAGTCTCTGTCGCAAGCTTCACCAAACAAGCCCCGGACGCCATAACAAACATCACTAGAATTTGTCCTAACGTCAGGTAACTTGTCCCCAACCTGCATGTATGCCATGATACTCATCATATGCTATATATACATTTTCTGTGTGGCcctccaatttcttcaagcacaAGCCCATTTAGGTCATCTTTTATGCGGAGCACTGGATTAttcttcctcccctccccccAGACCAGAATCAGAAATCCAGCTTATTTCCACCAGCAGACACCAGACACCACAAAATCATTTTGCCCCCACCCACTTACTTGTTCCCACAAccaatattctttttttttgaaaggatgcAACCAATATTCCAACTTCCAAAGCTGCTACGCATAGATTATAAACTACTCCTTCCTTCCTCTGTCTGTCTGTGGCTGGCATCTTCCTCCTCGATAAATATCAGCTTCCTGGCCTGTGACCTCCACGCCGCGGGCATGCGACTCACCCATCACCTTCACATCCAGTCCAGGCACATTATCCTCTCCTCCTCGTCCAGTTGATGTGGCTGCTAGGGGCCATCCTCTCATTGACCATTTCCCCAGCCCTGCTTTGCATTGGCGGCCTGGCTAATCCAGTTGTTCCCCACTAACCTCCGGTCGAATTGATTAGTCGAAGCTGGGAGCACATCTCTGCCTCGCTAATCGCCTTTATAAACCCCCCTTCCCGCACCTCTCACGAACAGAGAGAGCAGGAGGAGTTGTTGGCTTGCCCCTTTGGAGCTTTTCGCTTGGTGAgcagagggaggaagaggaagaggaagaggagccgTCCGTCCATGGAGGGCCTGCTGCCGTTCCTGTACCGGGCCATCCTCCACCTCGCCAGCGGCGGGGAGACGCCCCTCGGCAACCCCTTCCGCAACGAGTCGCCGCCGGAGTCGCCCCTCGCGCCCTGCTAcgtccgcctcgccggcgcgccggcctTCCTCTCCTCCACGGGGCGCGGCTACTACGACCGCGGGTGAGCCGGCCGACGGGGTCGTCgactcgtcgtcgccgccgcttgGGCGCGACATGCTGCGAGACACGATACGAGGCGtgcaaggaggaagaggaggaagaagaagaattcTTCCGTGTGTGAGTTTGTGAGTCTTCGTTGATTCTGGTTTTCTCTTGGCTGCCGCTTCTTGGAATTGCCTTTGTTCTTCCTTCCCTTCAGGGGCGAAGCTAGCTAAAAATTGACCATGGTGCACTGCTTAAGGGACACGtgaaattttataaaaatacatggtgaatttgaatttggttaGTGGTAGTATTTTCTTTACCCTGGTGCAAGTGCACCATGGTAGGTGAACGTGGCTTCGCCCCTGCTTCCCTTGGCTTCTTGGAATAAAGGCAGGGATGAATGGATGATGAGTCCAAAGGGGGGCCCTGTGAAGGAGGCTCCTCTGCCTCTGCCGTTGTATATACGTGATCAGTCTGGTGCTCGCCAAATTGCAGGCGCTCAGACACGGCGAAATGTGAAAGCTGCTACTGATAATCTGATGTATACATGTTTGTGATTTTGGCGTCAAGGCGCTGGCGCTGTGATGTTCTTGTCCAGTTTGTGCATGACCTCTTGCTGCTCCGTGGCCTCGGAGGCctctactctttttttttctctgtcttgatttctcgtTCTTGCTTTGCAAATCAGTACGTCCTGTGTGCGGCTTCATCAGAAGAAGTTCAGAACATGTAATTTGAAAAGGCAAAAGGAGCATGATTGTGCTTGGTCGAAGCTGTTAGCAGTTAGCACCAATTCAAGGGGAAAAGGAACCCGGAAGAAAACAAAACATGCCATCTTGTCGATCAACTACTACCATTGTTTGGCTCGCCTAAAAACTTTGAGGAACCAAATAATTCCCTTTTAGGACCGGAAAAGCTCAACTTGAAAAAGGCGAATTTACATTATGATTGTGCGGGAATTATTCAGTTTCTCGAACAATCCGTCGCAAATTCGCCTTCCCAATTGCAGCGTTCCAGTGTTTCTACCAAAATTCATCGGCGCACACGAAAGCAATAATAAATGGCAACTGGACAAACGCCAAACGCGGCCGAAGAAACACCTCAACTgtcgctgacgtgtgggccatACACCCCCGCCTCCTATGTGCTGCAATAAAGCCGCCCCAATCCAAAACCCAACCAAaccccctcttcctcctcgccttATCCCCTCCGCCGCTCACCTCCACTCCGCCATGGCCTTcgtctccgtctccgtctccgCCTCCGCATCCGCCACCCTCCTCATCTCCGTCCCGTCCACCggacgcgccggcgccggcgcatgCGCCTTCCCGCAGCCCCGGCGGACCCTCCTGGCCCCGCTGCACGCGGCGAAGGGCGCCAAGTCGGTGCCGGTGGAGGTGGTGATGGAGAGCAAGGTCaaggggaagaaaaagaaggggtCCGGCGCCGGGAACCTCCCCGGAGCGCTCGATGTCGAGATCAGGGAGGCGCAGGAGTACCTCAACAGTGACGAGCAGGTGACTCCCTCGTGTTCCCCTCCCACATTTGCAGCTGAATCATTCGGTTCAGGTCCGATTGCGTGCTATGTTTAGCGATAGGATGTAATAACCTCGTTGACGTTCTGGGATTGCGCGAGTAAATAAGTGCCTTACACTTCTACAGAGAGGGAGCTCGTGATGTTTTCCTGAAACATTGTCAAGTTCTAATGTTCTAGTGCTGTCTGTGTGAATGATAGGTAAGAGTTTACTGCTGACTGATAGGTAGAAACTAACAGGAGTGCTGAACTCTAGTCGCCGATTTGCCACTAGTTTGACGTCGATATTTTGCCATGTTAGGAGGAGGAGCTTAATTCGCACGCACAGTGAAAAATAATCCCCATTGTTTTTTACCACTTAATGCTAGTTCGCATAAAGGATTTGCTTTACACAGATAGtttgatcatcaattaattatggTAGAAATTGAGCAGGCTTATCTCCCAAAAGGATGTGTCGGTAATTTCTTGCACTTGTTGGTTGTGGATTGAACCAGTTCATATTCTACATGGATATCATTTCACAATGTGGCATCAAAATTCTGTAGTTATGTTTTTTATATTCTGTAAGAGGTCACACTATACTATAGATTTGTGATATGAGCTGTTATTCAGAGACCTGCTTTGTTCTTTGCATCTGCTCTCACTGCCCCGTCAGATTATCCAATTTTTTTACTTTCTTGAATTCGTTTTTCTCAGATGTTAACCTGAATATCTGTGGAAGAGTCTAATTACGTAAACCATTTCTTAATCTAATTATATAAACAACCTTGACGCCTCTCATCTAGGTATTTCTTTCTTGTGTCTGCTGCCTGCTTCatgcatatatacatataaCCAATAAAGCATGCTGATGGTACTTCTTTGCGTGTATGTTCTGTAATAACCTTTCATATGAATTACAGTTTAACTTGGTTTCATGTTACCActtttttttataataatatcCCCAATGAAGCTTTTCTTCTGACCAGCTTGAAGCCTGCAATAATTTAGCCGATGTCAAATCATCCAATCATTCTAATGATTTTAGGGGAGTGTGACCTTAAATTAGTGGGACCAATGATTGAGTTTGTTGAGGATTTGCTTGGTTTCAAGTTTTAAACTACCTTGAGGCTCCACGTGAGAGTAATGTTCAAACTGATATTGAGGTTGACTGATTATCTGGTCATGCACACTTCTGAAAAGACTTTAAGCAGATATTACTTTCTGCAAGATTTAAAAAATGAAGCATAAAGTTTGCATTCTGTTACGACACCATTCCCATGTTTTGCAAGTGCTCACACTTTTTAGCTGTAGCTGTATGCCTGTATTCATTTATCATTATGTTGACAGGAACCTGTTCCAGACAACTTCCCTTttgaaatccttgatgaagATGGTATGAGCGTGGTTATTTTGAAAAGGGACTACAAGGATGAGAAGATTGAGGTTGTTGTCAGCATGCCTAATTTAGAAGGGGGTCCTGAGTTTGATGATGAGgatggtgagggcgatggtgagaGTGCtgacaaggatgatgatgaagaagaagatgagagtGCTGGAGATAGTAGCATTTCTTTGAAGGTTGTAGTCTCCAAAGCCTCTGGCCCGAAGCTTGAGTTCACCTGCACAGCCTTCCGTGAGGAGATCACCATCGATGATATGCTGATATTAGAGAAAGCAGATGATGATGGAGAAGAGAAGTTCCCATACGAGGGCCCTGAATTCACGTAAGCAATAGCAGTTTCCGCGTTCAGTTTTCGGTTTCGGTTTTATAATTATGAAATGCTACCTCTTAATGCACTCATTACTGGTTCGTTTCTATTACAGGGAGCTCCCTGTGAATGTGCAGAAAGGCCTGTTCAAGTACCTGGAGCCACGGGGTATCACGCTGTCAGCTACCAACTACATGCACGACTACATGGTGACCAAGCAGGCCCAGGAGTACATCCGGTGGATGAGGAAGCTGAAGGATTTCGTCCAGCAATGAGGAACAGCAACGTGAATTGGCAACATTGTTTTGGTAGCAGCATCGCCTTAGTGTGTTAGATGAATATTACAATTACGCAAAGCTTATGACTCCCTAAAGGAGAGGGAAAGATGTATCTGTCTCAGTGAATCTGTATCAGCTGGCGAATCAGGAGCATGTAGATTTCTAgttgcattgttgcatttcaagaaaattaaaaattacTGGTTACTTCTAGCTTTAGCTGTTTACCATTTCTGTGCTGCTTCTCTGGGTATATGTCGCCGAGTTCTGATGGTTGATTTGCTGTGACAGAAAGGagcgtactccctccgtttcaaattggaggtcgtttgactttttcaaccctaagtttgatcactcgtcttattcaaaatttgtgcaaaacactatttttttttgtggtTTGTTTTATTAATACAAGTTCTTAAAGAATAGTTTAAACTTgattatatttatataaattttttgaataagacgagtggtcaaacttggtgtcaaaaaagtcaaacgacctataatttggaacggagggagtattctgCTTTCTAAAGATATTTGTTTCGTTTGAAACGGTGAAGGAATAATTGAATCAGCTTTAGGATATTCTTATGCGAACATCTTGTGGCGGTCTTAAATCCAAGTTGTTTTAGAGTTTGAAGGTATTTGACAAAAATCatattttgccaaaaaaacaATTCCTTTATTCTTCCGCAAGAAGCGCATCCTGGGCCTGGGCAGAAAATATATGGAACAAAACAGGCTAGAGATGAAGCTGACGGATAGGTCCCACCGCTTCCCTTATTCTTAAGCCTCGCAATCCCCCACGCCTTCCGAGAAGGATAATTTTGCTCCTGGACACTCTACAATATTGATTTTTGCTGGTGGACACTACTCAATTTTGTCTTTGCTTATGGACACTTTTTAAGTATGTATATTTGCTATGAGACACTTTAGTCATTAAAATAATGATTTCATGGTttagagaagagagaaaacaagTAAAAtgaccaaaatacccctgcaGTGCTATTTgacttccctctctctctactcACTCTCCCCTGTTTCTTTTTCCCCGCAGCAGAGCTCGCCGACAGGGCGCGCTGCGCcgtgctcctcctcccctgcaCGCCAGCGCTCGCCCAGCACCCGCATGCcacgcaccgcggcggcggtcgcggggCCTTCTGGCCTGCGGGAGGCGGTGCTGGTCGGGGGCCTTCtgtaggcggcggcgacgtcgtctCCTGTGCCGGGGTGCAGCGCCCCCGCTCGCCGATCACGGAGGCCGAGATCCGCGCCGAGTTCGCGCACCACGACGGCGC contains:
- the LOC120706019 gene encoding probable pectin methylesterase CGR2 isoform X1, which codes for MHPRHRGEEEEEEGAWLAGFGREARRMSRRSVNPSRRVSDGGLPSVGGLLHHKSRSPPVLTIALVVLGVILLIAYFNSGTGVTVTSREAVSRSEGSCTSEVMRALPYLKKAYGSAMQKVLHVGPDSCTVVSNLLKEGKVEAWGVEPYDLEDTDSSCKSLVRKGFVRMSDIKFALPYRPNSFNLVVVSDALDYLTPRYLNKTLPDLARVSTDGLVIFAGNPGQQKPKVSELPKFGRPAKLRSSSWWTRYFVQTGLTENEGPLKKFEEATSKNEYKPDCQIFHLST
- the LOC120706019 gene encoding probable pectin methylesterase CGR2 isoform X2 encodes the protein MSRRSVNPSRRVSDGGLPSVGGLLHHKSRSPPVLTIALVVLGVILLIAYFNSGTGVTVTSREAVSRSEGSCTSEVMRALPYLKKAYGSAMQKVLHVGPDSCTVVSNLLKEGKVEAWGVEPYDLEDTDSSCKSLVRKGFVRMSDIKFALPYRPNSFNLVVVSDALDYLTPRYLNKTLPDLARVSTDGLVIFAGNPGQQKPKVSELPKFGRPAKLRSSSWWTRYFVQTGLTENEGPLKKFEEATSKNEYKPDCQIFHLST
- the LOC120706018 gene encoding uncharacterized protein At2g39795, mitochondrial-like; this translates as MAFVSVSVSASASATLLISVPSTGRAGAGACAFPQPRRTLLAPLHAAKGAKSVPVEVVMESKVKGKKKKGSGAGNLPGALDVEIREAQEYLNSDEQEPVPDNFPFEILDEDGMSVVILKRDYKDEKIEVVVSMPNLEGGPEFDDEDGEGDGESADKDDDEEEDESAGDSSISLKVVVSKASGPKLEFTCTAFREEITIDDMLILEKADDDGEEKFPYEGPEFTELPVNVQKGLFKYLEPRGITLSATNYMHDYMVTKQAQEYIRWMRKLKDFVQQ